A stretch of Chloroflexota bacterium DNA encodes these proteins:
- a CDS encoding winged helix-turn-helix domain-containing protein has protein sequence MPNHILATELDTRKFRLLALTLAAAGLYLRAGAIPIWPAVALILGYFLYVMLLGSVILPRVKSPHFVYAMMVIDAGTLGAGLYLTGVQSTLFILLPLFIIYYAIFQGYRTSIFAAIAFSLMYTAVTYDREALTAGNIISLQVPLFFLVALISGYLAQRRLEERREKEELQELIRMENRARSLLEMAQSLGQAWEPEAVLKEMAASLPRLAGLPGWVVCLVEDGKFIVRDSSLAKEKLASWAGGDGLSLKALSSGAPLALPQLQTGDDPPPWAREAGVRSLLILPLQARGDTLGLVYLFSTLEEKEFSPNLLGLVTSYGEMAANALASTRVQHGTEARIRQLTGELGEAVSHLERLREARRRPEIVAGELRIDGLKEKAFLGGKPLSLSPIEFELLYTLAENIGQPVNQETLLRRVWGSDFTGGSNVVDVSIHRLRKKLGEDERILTVRGRGYMLVAK, from the coding sequence TTGCCAAACCACATCCTCGCAACAGAACTAGATACCAGGAAATTCCGCCTCCTGGCCCTGACCCTGGCCGCTGCGGGCTTATATCTGCGTGCCGGGGCCATACCCATCTGGCCGGCCGTGGCCCTTATCCTGGGCTATTTCCTCTACGTCATGCTCCTGGGCTCCGTCATCCTGCCCCGGGTGAAAAGCCCCCATTTTGTCTATGCCATGATGGTGATAGACGCCGGGACCCTGGGGGCGGGACTGTATCTTACCGGGGTGCAGAGCACCCTCTTCATCCTCCTGCCCCTCTTCATCATCTACTACGCCATTTTCCAGGGCTACCGCACCAGCATCTTTGCCGCCATCGCCTTCTCCCTGATGTATACCGCCGTCACCTACGACCGTGAGGCCCTCACGGCGGGCAACATCATCTCCCTCCAGGTCCCCCTCTTCTTCCTGGTAGCCCTCATCAGTGGCTATCTGGCCCAGCGACGCCTGGAGGAGAGACGGGAAAAGGAGGAGCTCCAGGAGCTCATCCGGATGGAGAACCGGGCCCGCTCCCTCCTGGAGATGGCCCAGAGCCTGGGCCAGGCCTGGGAGCCCGAGGCCGTTCTCAAGGAGATGGCGGCCAGTCTGCCCCGGCTGGCTGGCCTGCCCGGCTGGGTGGTGTGTCTCGTGGAAGACGGAAAGTTCATTGTAAGGGACAGCAGCCTGGCCAAGGAGAAACTGGCCTCATGGGCCGGGGGGGACGGGCTATCCCTCAAGGCCCTCAGTTCCGGCGCTCCCCTGGCCCTGCCACAGCTACAGACAGGGGACGACCCGCCCCCATGGGCAAGGGAGGCGGGGGTGCGCTCCCTCCTCATCCTCCCCCTTCAGGCCCGGGGGGACACGCTGGGGCTGGTCTATCTCTTTTCCACCCTGGAGGAGAAGGAGTTCTCCCCCAACCTTCTCGGCCTGGTCACGTCCTACGGAGAGATGGCCGCCAACGCCCTGGCCAGCACCCGCGTCCAGCATGGCACCGAGGCCAGGATAAGACAGCTCACCGGCGAACTGGGGGAGGCCGTGAGCCACCTGGAGCGCCTGCGGGAGGCCCGCCGCCGCCCCGAGATTGTGGCCGGGGAGCTGCGCATTGACGGCCTCAAGGAAAAGGCCTTCCTTGGGGGGAAACCCCTCAGCCTCTCCCCCATTGAATTTGAGCTACTCTACACCCTGGCGGAAAATATCGGCCAGCCCGTAAACCAGGAGACGCTCCTCCGAAGGGTCTGGGGCAGTGACTTCACCGGGGGCAGCAATGTGGTGGATGTCTCCATCCACCGACTGAGGAAGAAGCTGGGGGAGGACGAGCGCATCCTCACCGTCCGCGGCCGCGGCTATATGCTGGTAGCTAAATAA
- the larB gene encoding nickel pincer cofactor biosynthesis protein LarB: MLTRVREGKLGVEEALERLAHLPYEDLGFAKPDTHRALRRGFPEVILGEGKTPDQVLGIARKLLEASPRLLITRADDALFQVLKGQFSEAVYHSQARAVVLDRLGEPPTHPGVMVVSAGTSDLPVAEEAAITAELMGNVVERAYDVGVAGLHRLLDQLPKLRQARVVIVVAGMEGALPSVIGGLVAAPVVAVPTSIGYGASFQGLAALLAMLNSCVPGVAVVNIDNGFGAGYLAGLINLGKRATYP; the protein is encoded by the coding sequence ATGCTGACCCGGGTGAGGGAGGGGAAGCTGGGGGTGGAGGAGGCCCTGGAACGCCTGGCCCATCTCCCCTATGAGGACCTGGGCTTCGCCAAGCCCGATACCCACCGGGCCCTCCGCCGGGGCTTCCCTGAAGTCATCCTGGGGGAGGGGAAGACCCCAGACCAGGTCCTGGGCATAGCCAGGAAGCTGCTGGAGGCCTCCCCCCGCCTCCTCATCACCAGGGCGGACGATGCCCTCTTCCAGGTCCTAAAGGGGCAGTTCTCTGAAGCGGTCTATCACTCTCAGGCCCGGGCGGTGGTGCTGGACCGGCTGGGGGAGCCCCCCACCCATCCGGGCGTAATGGTGGTGAGCGCCGGGACTTCAGACCTGCCCGTGGCGGAGGAGGCCGCTATCACGGCCGAGCTCATGGGCAACGTCGTGGAGCGGGCCTATGATGTGGGGGTGGCCGGCCTTCACCGCCTTCTTGACCAGCTCCCGAAGCTGCGTCAGGCCCGGGTGGTGATAGTGGTGGCGGGGATGGAGGGGGCCCTACCCAGCGTTATCGGCGGGCTGGTGGCGGCGCCCGTGGTGGCGGTGCCCACCAGCATCGGCTACGGGGCCAGCTTCCAGGGGCTGGCGGCCCTCCTGGCCATGCTCAATAGCTGTGTCCCCGGAGTGGCGGTGGTGAACATAGACAACGGCTTCGGCGCCGGCTACCTGGCCGGGCTGATTAACCTGGGGAAACGCGCTACTTACCCTTGA
- a CDS encoding methytransferase partner Trm112, with protein sequence MKKDLMEILACPVDKGELELKVEVEEGDEIVRGTLVCKKCGVSYPIKDTIPHLLPP encoded by the coding sequence ATGAAAAAGGACCTGATGGAAATCCTCGCCTGCCCGGTTGACAAGGGGGAACTGGAGCTAAAGGTGGAGGTGGAGGAGGGGGACGAAATAGTCCGGGGCACCCTGGTCTGCAAGAAATGCGGGGTGAGCTATCCTATCAAAGACACCATCCCCCACCTCCTCCCCCCTTAG
- a CDS encoding zinc ribbon domain-containing protein, which produces MPIYEYKCAKCSHTFERRQHFNDEPVDVCPSCGGKCRRVIHASAVIFKGGDFYSSSSRNRGQEAEGEYYKSGEDFFDRSGVSREETIETMKTDAITRKMVEDAGVG; this is translated from the coding sequence GTGCCCATCTACGAATACAAGTGCGCGAAATGCAGCCACACTTTTGAGAGAAGACAGCACTTCAATGATGAGCCGGTGGACGTCTGTCCCAGCTGCGGGGGCAAGTGCCGCCGGGTTATACATGCCAGCGCGGTGATATTCAAGGGCGGCGACTTCTATTCAAGCTCCAGCCGCAACCGAGGCCAGGAAGCGGAGGGCGAGTACTACAAAAGCGGCGAGGACTTCTTTGACCGCTCCGGCGTCAGCAGGGAAGAGACCATCGAGACAATGAAGACTGATGCCATCACGCGGAAAATGGTAGAAGACGCGGGCGTCGGCTAA
- the queD gene encoding 6-carboxytetrahydropterin synthase QueD, producing MYEISVEGHFDAAHFLRGYGGKCEALHGHRFRTVVGIRAEKTNNIGIVYDFVELRLKLHSVVSQLDHTLLNDLPAFQEENPTSENLARFIYQELAPKLEGVELAYVDVWESPESRARFIP from the coding sequence ATGTATGAAATCTCGGTAGAAGGGCATTTTGACGCCGCACATTTTCTGCGGGGCTATGGCGGGAAGTGCGAGGCCCTCCACGGCCACCGTTTCCGCACCGTCGTGGGCATCAGGGCGGAGAAAACCAACAATATCGGTATCGTCTACGACTTCGTGGAGCTACGGCTCAAGCTCCACTCGGTCGTTTCCCAACTGGACCACACTCTGCTCAATGACCTGCCCGCTTTCCAGGAGGAGAACCCCACCTCGGAGAACCTGGCCCGTTTCATCTACCAGGAGCTCGCTCCCAAGCTTGAAGGGGTGGAGCTGGCCTATGTGGATGTCTGGGAGTCCCCTGAGAGCCGGGCCCGCTTTATCCCCTGA
- the folK gene encoding 2-amino-4-hydroxy-6-hydroxymethyldihydropteridine diphosphokinase encodes MVEVYLGLGSNLGDREKNIAQALELLGEGGRVVAISPLYETDPVGLTGPLFLNAVGLYQTELGPHELLSFIKGIEARLGRKPAFFPRPIDIDILVYGELAMKSESLTIPHPRLLERAFVLVPLAELAPELVVPGRGERVSQLLARVGREGVRRWAPEKAMKGRRHV; translated from the coding sequence GTGGTAGAGGTCTATCTGGGCCTGGGCTCAAACCTGGGGGACAGGGAGAAGAACATCGCTCAGGCCCTGGAACTGCTGGGGGAGGGGGGAAGGGTAGTGGCCATCTCCCCCCTTTATGAGACCGACCCGGTGGGGCTGACAGGCCCCCTCTTCCTCAACGCTGTTGGCCTCTATCAGACCGAACTGGGGCCGCATGAGCTCCTTTCCTTCATAAAGGGGATTGAGGCCCGCTTGGGGCGAAAGCCGGCCTTCTTCCCCCGCCCCATAGATATAGATATCCTGGTTTACGGGGAGCTGGCCATGAAAAGCGAGAGCCTCACCATTCCCCACCCCCGCCTGCTGGAGAGGGCCTTTGTCCTGGTCCCCCTGGCGGAGCTGGCCCCGGAGCTGGTGGTCCCGGGGAGGGGGGAGAGGGTGTCCCAGCTCCTGGCCAGGGTAGGCCGGGAGGGGGTAAGGCGCTGGGCCCCCGAAAAGGCTATGAAAGGGCGGAGACATGTATGA
- the folP gene encoding dihydropteroate synthase, which yields MSSRTLIGGREFRWGERTYIMGIINLTPDSFSSDGLAGRPEEAVSRALEMEAQGADIIDLGGESTRPQASQVDADEELGRVLPVLERLAGRLKVPVSIDTYRATTARRCLEAGAHMINDVWGLKRDPGLVRVVAENSVPVVITANQRDAPAKGDIVAEVRADLERVIELALKAGVLRENIILDPGIGFGKTVEQNLTLVGRLQELKALGFPLLLGTSRKSFIGAVLDLPPEERLEGTAATVAIGIARGADIVRVHDVGPMARLCRMSDAVVREKW from the coding sequence ATGAGCAGCAGGACTCTTATCGGGGGTAGGGAGTTCCGCTGGGGGGAGAGGACCTATATCATGGGCATCATCAACCTCACCCCCGATTCCTTTTCCTCCGATGGCCTGGCGGGCAGGCCCGAGGAGGCTGTGAGCCGGGCCCTGGAGATGGAGGCCCAGGGGGCAGATATCATTGACCTGGGGGGCGAGTCCACCCGTCCCCAGGCCTCCCAGGTGGATGCGGATGAGGAGCTGGGCCGGGTCCTGCCGGTCCTTGAGCGGCTGGCGGGGAGGCTGAAGGTGCCTGTCAGCATTGATACCTACAGGGCCACCACGGCCCGCCGCTGCCTGGAGGCGGGGGCACATATGATAAACGACGTCTGGGGCCTGAAGCGGGACCCGGGCCTGGTCCGGGTGGTGGCGGAGAATAGCGTCCCCGTGGTCATCACCGCCAACCAGAGGGATGCCCCGGCAAAAGGGGATATAGTGGCCGAGGTCAGGGCTGACCTGGAAAGGGTCATAGAGCTGGCCCTCAAGGCAGGGGTGCTCCGGGAGAATATCATTCTGGACCCGGGCATCGGCTTTGGCAAGACGGTGGAGCAGAACCTGACCCTGGTGGGGCGGCTCCAGGAGCTGAAGGCCCTGGGCTTTCCCCTCCTCCTGGGGACCTCCCGCAAGTCCTTCATCGGGGCGGTGCTGGACCTGCCCCCCGAGGAGAGGCTGGAGGGGACGGCGGCCACCGTGGCCATCGGCATCGCCCGGGGGGCCGACATCGTCAGGGTCCACGATGTCGGGCCCATGGCGCGCCTCTGCCGGATGAGCGATGCCGTGGTGAGGGAGAAGTGGTAG
- a CDS encoding methylmalonyl-CoA carboxyltransferase, with the protein MGIQDRIEALNKLREQARLGGGAKRVEAQHDKGKLTARERLALLFDEGTFEELDPFVTHRATDFGLAEQKYLGDAVATGHGLINGRPAFAFAQDFTVFGGSLSEVVSEKICKVMDLAVKNGAPIVGLNDSGGARIQEGVASLKGYGDIFLRNTLASGVIPQVSVILGPCAGGAVYSPAITDFIFMVRGTGQMYITGPDVIKAVTGEEVTHEELGGAVAQATKSGVAHFIHDSEQECLQEVRRLLSFFPQNNMEDPPSVPPTDDPGRREEALLHTVPEDPAQAYNMKDIILKVVDSGNFLEVHQRFADNIIVGFARMNGRSVGIVAQQPSHAAGVLDINASVKAARFVRFCDAFNIPLVTFADVPGFMPGVEQEHGGIIRHGAKLIYAYAEATVPKVSVITRKAYGGAYIVMSSKHLRGDINYVWPTAEIAVMGPDGAVNIIFRDTIAKAENPDKTRKKLVEEYQAKFATPYVAASRGYVDDVIDPRDTRPRLIRALEMLQNKRDTNPPKKHGNIPL; encoded by the coding sequence ATGGGCATTCAGGACAGGATAGAGGCCCTGAATAAGCTGCGGGAGCAGGCCAGGCTGGGGGGAGGCGCCAAGCGGGTTGAGGCCCAGCACGATAAAGGAAAGCTCACCGCCAGGGAAAGGCTGGCCCTCCTCTTTGACGAGGGCACCTTTGAGGAGCTTGACCCCTTTGTCACCCACCGCGCCACAGACTTCGGCCTGGCCGAGCAGAAATACCTGGGTGATGCCGTAGCAACGGGCCACGGCCTCATCAACGGCCGCCCGGCCTTCGCCTTTGCCCAGGACTTCACCGTCTTCGGCGGCTCCCTCTCCGAGGTCGTCTCCGAGAAGATATGCAAGGTCATGGACCTGGCTGTGAAGAACGGTGCCCCCATTGTCGGCCTCAACGACTCCGGGGGTGCCCGCATCCAGGAGGGGGTGGCCAGCCTCAAGGGATACGGGGATATTTTCCTCCGGAACACCCTGGCCTCGGGGGTTATCCCCCAGGTATCAGTCATCCTGGGGCCCTGTGCCGGGGGGGCGGTGTATTCCCCGGCCATCACCGATTTCATCTTCATGGTCCGGGGAACCGGGCAGATGTATATCACCGGGCCCGATGTCATCAAGGCCGTCACCGGGGAGGAGGTGACCCACGAGGAGCTGGGAGGGGCAGTGGCCCAGGCCACCAAGTCCGGCGTGGCACACTTCATCCATGACAGCGAACAGGAGTGCCTCCAGGAGGTAAGGCGTCTTTTGAGCTTCTTTCCCCAGAACAATATGGAAGACCCCCCCTCCGTACCCCCCACAGATGACCCCGGCCGCCGGGAGGAGGCCCTCCTGCACACCGTCCCCGAGGACCCGGCCCAGGCCTATAACATGAAGGACATCATCCTCAAGGTGGTGGACAGCGGGAACTTCCTGGAGGTCCACCAGCGCTTTGCCGACAATATCATTGTGGGCTTTGCCCGGATGAACGGGAGGAGTGTTGGGATTGTGGCCCAGCAGCCCTCCCACGCCGCCGGCGTCCTTGATATCAACGCCTCGGTGAAGGCCGCCCGGTTTGTCCGCTTCTGCGATGCCTTCAACATCCCCCTGGTCACCTTCGCCGATGTGCCGGGGTTCATGCCGGGGGTGGAGCAGGAGCACGGGGGTATCATCCGCCACGGGGCCAAGCTCATCTATGCCTATGCCGAGGCCACTGTGCCCAAGGTCTCCGTCATCACCCGCAAGGCCTACGGGGGGGCATATATAGTTATGTCCAGCAAGCACCTGCGGGGGGACATCAACTACGTCTGGCCCACCGCTGAGATAGCCGTCATGGGGCCCGATGGGGCCGTGAACATCATCTTCCGGGACACCATCGCCAAAGCCGAAAACCCCGATAAGACCAGGAAGAAGCTGGTGGAGGAGTACCAGGCCAAGTTCGCCACCCCCTATGTGGCCGCCTCCCGGGGCTATGTGGACGATGTCATTGACCCCCGGGACACCCGCCCCAGGCTCATCCGGGCCCTGGAGATGCTCCAGAACAAGCGGGACACAAACCCGCCCAAGAAGCACGGCAATATTCCGCTGTAA
- a CDS encoding pyruvate carboxylase subunit B, which translates to MSVRSHRKNHVGITDTTLRDAHQSTLATRLRTDDMKHLAEGIEQVGFHSVEVWGGATFDVATRFLGEDPWDRIRKLKGIFKKTPLQMLLRGQNLVGYRNYPDDVVRAFVETAASCGIDIFRIFDALNDERNFEVPMKTVKAVGKHAQAALCYSTTERRLGGPIYTIDYYVKKALTLQEMGADSLCIKDMAGLIAPQDAFELVKALKGTLKIPVQLHTHYTSGMASMSYLKAIEAGVDVVDTALAPLALRSSQPAVEPLVVALEGSERETGLDLALLLVLDQELEALLPNYKEFLDTTRVAVIDTQVLAHQIPGGMISNLVSQLREAGALDRLEEVYAELPRTRRELGYPPLVTPTSQIVGIQAVQNVLFGRYKMVSQEVKDYVYGLYGHPPAPIDPHVQKLVLKGYPRGETPITTRAADSLEPEMEKAREAVKHLSTKLEDALTYALYPTTGMRFLRWKYGLEEMPKEVKAIGREKPPEAPPVKATEKPPARAPGLRPFHVYIGDEYFRVEVAPAGSASPTPAPATPPPVKAEAPAARAEAPASKEAPAVAQKDVVIVAPMPGIVIHYEVKVGDKIKEGDGVVVFEAMKMQIVLSTPSSGVVKAVNCKPGDKSAKGDILAVITGE; encoded by the coding sequence ATGAGCGTCCGAAGCCATAGGAAAAACCATGTCGGCATCACGGATACCACCCTCCGCGACGCCCACCAGTCCACCCTGGCCACCAGGCTGAGGACCGATGACATGAAGCATCTGGCGGAGGGGATAGAGCAGGTGGGATTCCACTCCGTGGAGGTATGGGGAGGGGCCACCTTTGATGTGGCCACCCGTTTCCTGGGGGAGGACCCCTGGGACAGGATAAGAAAGCTCAAGGGCATCTTCAAGAAGACGCCCCTTCAGATGCTCCTCCGGGGCCAGAACCTGGTGGGATACCGCAACTACCCCGATGACGTGGTGCGGGCATTCGTGGAGACCGCCGCCTCCTGCGGCATTGACATCTTCCGCATCTTTGACGCCCTCAACGACGAGAGGAACTTTGAAGTCCCCATGAAGACGGTCAAGGCAGTGGGCAAACACGCCCAGGCCGCCCTCTGCTATTCCACCACCGAGCGCCGCCTGGGCGGCCCCATCTACACCATTGACTATTATGTCAAGAAGGCCCTCACCCTCCAGGAGATGGGGGCCGATAGCCTCTGTATCAAGGACATGGCCGGCCTCATTGCCCCCCAAGATGCCTTTGAGCTGGTAAAGGCACTGAAAGGGACCCTGAAAATCCCGGTCCAGCTCCATACCCACTATACCTCGGGGATGGCCTCCATGAGCTACCTCAAGGCCATCGAGGCCGGGGTGGACGTAGTGGATACCGCCCTGGCCCCCCTGGCCCTGCGCTCCTCCCAGCCGGCGGTGGAGCCCCTGGTAGTGGCCCTGGAGGGCTCGGAGAGGGAGACGGGCCTGGACCTGGCCCTCCTTCTGGTGCTGGACCAGGAGCTTGAGGCCCTCCTCCCCAACTATAAGGAGTTCCTGGACACCACCCGGGTGGCGGTGATAGATACCCAGGTCCTCGCCCACCAGATACCGGGGGGCATGATAAGCAACCTCGTATCCCAGCTCAGGGAGGCAGGGGCACTGGACCGGCTGGAGGAGGTCTATGCCGAGCTCCCGAGGACGAGAAGGGAGTTGGGCTATCCCCCCCTGGTCACCCCCACCAGCCAGATTGTGGGCATCCAGGCGGTGCAGAATGTCCTCTTTGGCCGCTACAAGATGGTCTCCCAGGAGGTCAAGGACTACGTCTACGGCCTCTACGGCCACCCCCCCGCCCCCATAGACCCCCACGTTCAGAAGCTGGTCCTGAAGGGCTATCCCAGGGGGGAGACCCCTATCACCACCCGGGCCGCCGATTCCCTGGAACCGGAGATGGAGAAGGCCAGGGAGGCTGTGAAGCACCTCTCCACCAAGCTGGAGGACGCCCTGACCTATGCCCTCTACCCCACCACTGGGATGAGGTTCCTGCGCTGGAAGTACGGCCTGGAGGAGATGCCTAAAGAGGTCAAGGCCATTGGCAGGGAAAAGCCCCCGGAGGCTCCCCCGGTCAAGGCGACGGAGAAGCCCCCGGCCAGGGCGCCCGGCCTGCGGCCCTTCCATGTCTATATCGGCGATGAATACTTCCGGGTGGAGGTAGCTCCGGCCGGGAGCGCTTCCCCCACCCCGGCCCCGGCCACCCCTCCCCCAGTAAAGGCGGAGGCCCCTGCAGCAAGAGCGGAGGCCCCCGCGTCAAAGGAGGCCCCGGCGGTCGCCCAAAAGGATGTGGTCATTGTTGCCCCCATGCCCGGCATTGTCATCCACTACGAGGTGAAGGTGGGGGACAAGATAAAAGAAGGGGACGGGGTGGTGGTCTTTGAGGCCATGAAGATGCAGATTGTCCTCTCCACCCCCAGCTCCGGGGTGGTCAAAGCCGTCAACTGCAAGCCCGGGGACAAGAGCGCCAAGGGGGATATCCTGGCCGTTATTACGGGTGAATAG
- a CDS encoding 3-isopropylmalate dehydratase large subunit, which yields MGMTLAEKILSARAKAPCRAGDIIISPVDLVFAQDTTGPLTVRQFEALGLGKLASPSRTVFFLDHAAPSPSKELANDHRLLREFARRTGAVISEVGEGICHQRVVEDYASPGEVIVGADSHTVTAGGLGAFATGMGSSDIAVAMALGRTWLRVPEGFQIALNGSFSRGVFAKDLILYIISRIGADGATYQSLEFMGQGLKGLSMADRFAVANMAVEAGAKVGLFPSDETTHSYLRARGREKDSHPLSPDPDAHYVNSLEVALSRLEPMVARPHRVDNAVPVEEVKGTPIHQVFIGTCTNGRLEDLEIAARLLAGKKARSRLIVAPASRGIFLEAMKRGYLQALAEAGAMLVAPGCGPCLGVHMGVLGDGENCLSTANRNFQGRMGNPQAFIYLASPATAAATAIKGEISDPREFL from the coding sequence ATGGGCATGACGCTGGCCGAGAAGATACTGAGCGCCAGGGCCAAGGCCCCCTGTCGGGCTGGGGATATCATTATAAGCCCGGTGGACCTGGTCTTTGCCCAGGATACCACCGGCCCACTGACGGTGAGGCAGTTTGAGGCCCTGGGCCTGGGGAAGCTGGCCAGCCCCTCCCGGACGGTGTTCTTCCTGGACCACGCGGCCCCCTCCCCCTCCAAGGAGCTGGCCAACGACCACCGCCTCCTCAGGGAGTTTGCCCGGAGGACCGGGGCGGTCATCTCGGAGGTGGGGGAGGGCATCTGCCACCAGCGGGTGGTGGAGGACTATGCCTCGCCGGGGGAGGTCATCGTGGGGGCTGACTCCCACACCGTAACGGCGGGGGGCCTGGGGGCCTTCGCCACCGGCATGGGCTCCTCCGATATAGCCGTGGCCATGGCCCTGGGCAGGACCTGGCTCCGGGTCCCCGAGGGCTTCCAGATTGCGCTGAATGGCTCCTTTTCCCGCGGCGTCTTCGCCAAGGACCTGATTCTCTATATCATCTCAAGGATTGGGGCCGATGGGGCCACCTACCAGTCCCTGGAGTTTATGGGGCAGGGGTTGAAGGGCCTTTCCATGGCCGACCGCTTTGCCGTGGCCAATATGGCGGTGGAGGCGGGGGCTAAGGTGGGCCTCTTCCCCTCCGATGAGACCACCCACAGCTACCTCCGGGCACGGGGGCGGGAGAAGGACTCCCACCCCCTTTCCCCCGACCCCGATGCCCATTATGTAAACAGCCTGGAGGTGGCCCTGTCCCGGCTGGAGCCTATGGTAGCCAGGCCACACCGGGTTGATAATGCTGTGCCCGTGGAAGAAGTAAAGGGAACCCCCATTCACCAGGTCTTTATCGGCACCTGCACCAACGGCCGGCTGGAGGACCTGGAAATAGCCGCCAGGCTCCTGGCCGGGAAGAAGGCCCGCTCCCGCCTCATCGTGGCCCCCGCCTCCCGGGGGATATTCCTGGAGGCCATGAAACGGGGCTATCTCCAGGCCCTGGCCGAGGCCGGGGCCATGCTGGTCGCCCCCGGCTGCGGGCCCTGCCTGGGGGTGCACATGGGGGTGCTGGGGGACGGGGAAAACTGCCTTTCCACCGCCAACCGCAACTTCCAGGGACGGATGGGCAACCCCCAGGCCTTCATCTACCTGGCCAGCCCCGCTACCGCCGCCGCCACCGCCATTAAAGGGGAGATTTCCGACCCCAGGGAGTTCCTGTGA
- a CDS encoding 3-isopropylmalate dehydratase small subunit — protein MRKTLRVGDDISTDHIIPGRFAHLRSNLPELAKHALEDTYPSFAQKVNPGDFLVAGKNFGLGSSREHAAIVLKVAGIKAVLAKSCARIFFRNAINVGLPVLITNTDAIDEGDELEVDWATGQVKDLAKGIELGFGRIPPVMLKILEEGGLVPFIQKYKNLELPGG, from the coding sequence ATGAGAAAAACTCTTAGAGTAGGCGACGATATCTCCACCGACCACATCATCCCCGGGCGCTTCGCCCACCTCCGCTCAAATTTGCCGGAGCTGGCCAAACATGCCCTGGAGGACACCTATCCCTCCTTTGCCCAGAAGGTGAATCCGGGGGACTTCCTGGTAGCGGGCAAGAACTTCGGCCTGGGCTCCAGCCGGGAGCATGCCGCTATTGTCCTGAAGGTTGCCGGGATAAAGGCCGTCCTGGCCAAGTCCTGCGCCCGCATATTCTTCCGTAACGCCATCAACGTGGGCCTGCCCGTCCTCATCACCAATACCGACGCCATTGACGAAGGGGACGAGCTAGAGGTAGACTGGGCAACCGGCCAGGTGAAAGACCTCGCCAAAGGCATTGAGTTGGGCTTTGGCAGGATTCCGCCGGTGATGCTGAAGATACTGGAAGAGGGAGGGCTGGTGCCCTTCATCCAGAAATATAAGAACCTGGAACTGCCTGGAGGCTAA